One Raphanus sativus cultivar WK10039 unplaced genomic scaffold, ASM80110v3 Scaffold0947, whole genome shotgun sequence DNA segment encodes these proteins:
- the LOC108845192 gene encoding NDR1/HIN1-like protein 6, which produces MIGDDRRIINRRKETGLAPITCCCCLCITLVLLTFLLLVATAVFYLWFDPKLPTFSLASFRLDGFKLTPDPDGASLSATAVARVEMRNPNTKLVFYYGNTAVEMSVGSGNDETGMGETTVSGFRQGPKNSTSVKVETSVKNQLLDMGLAKRLSAKFQSKDLVMNVVARTKVGLGVGGIKIGMLAVNLRCGGVSLNKLDTDSPKCILNTLKWVNLQ; this is translated from the exons ATGATCGGAGATGATCGGAGAATCA TAAACCGGCGAAAGGAAACCGGTTTAGCTCCAATAACATGCTGCTGCTGCCTCTGCATTACTCTCGTCCTCCTCACCTTCCTCCTCTTAGTCGCGACCGCCGTCTTCTACCTCTGGTTCGATCCGAAGCTCCCGACTTTCAGCCTCGCCTCTTTCCGCCTCGACGGGTTCAAACTCACCCCCGACCCCGACGGCGCGTCTCTCTCCGCCACCGCCGTGGCGCGCGTGGAGATGAGGAACCCCAACACCAAACTCGTTTTTTACTACGGGAACACCGCAGTGGAGATGAGCGTCGGCAGCGGAAACGACGAGACGGGGATGGGAGAGACGACGGTTAGCGGGTTCCGACAAGGTCCGAAGAACTCGACGAGCGTGAAAGTGGAGACGTCGGTGAAGAACCAGCTCTTGGACATGGGATTGGCTAAGAGACTCTCGGCGAAGTTTCAGAGCAAAGATTTGGTGATGAACGTTGTGGCCAGGACGAAAGTTGGATTAGGTGTCGGAGGGATTAAGATCGGAATGCTCGCCGTTAATTTGAGATGCGGCGGCGTTAGCCTGAACAAGCTTGATACTGATTCACCTAAATGCATCCTCAATACACTCAAATG GGTGAATCTACAGTAA
- the LOC108836561 gene encoding G-box-binding factor 3-like, producing MSSQCLWEMVILLKMNVKRSRNSSETDGSTDGSDGNTTGVIMSLVVVVPFCFHLHCEKPKPQMGPRLQNERELKRERRKQSNRESARRSRLRKQAETEELGRKVEALTAENMVLRSELNQRNEKSDKLRGANATLLNKLKSSEPEKSVSGNKNSGTGDNESNSTSKLHQLLDTKPRADAVAVAAG from the exons ATGAGCTCGCAATGTCTCTGGGAAATGGTGATCCTCCTGAAAATGAACGTAAAACGCTCACGGAACAGCTCAGAAACAGATGGTTCAACTGATGGAAGTGATGGGAATACAACTGGGGTGATAATGTCTCTTGTAGTTGTAGTCCCCTTTTGTTTTCATTTGCATTGTGAAAAACCAAAACCTCAAATGGGTCCTAGGCTTCAG AACGAGAGAGAACTGAAACGGGAGCGAAGGAAACAGTCGAATAGAGAATCTGCTAGAAGATCAAGATTAAGAAAACAG GCTGAGACTGAAGAACTCGGTAGGAAAGTTGAAGCCTTGACGGCAGAGAACATGGTGTTAAGATCTGAACTAAACCAACGTAATGAGAAATCTGATAAACTACGAGGAGCAAATGCAACCTTGCTG AATAAACTGAAAAGTTCGGAACCAGAGAAGAGTGTGTCCGGTAATAAGAACTCAGGAACTGGAGACAATGAGTCTAACTCTACTAGCAAACTGCATCAACTGCTTGATACAAAGCCTCGAGCCGATGCTGTAGCAGTAGCAGCAGGCTGA